A region of Streptomyces sp. R44 DNA encodes the following proteins:
- a CDS encoding nuclear transport factor 2 family protein produces the protein MTIPVSQLSNPVVRAFVAALNANDEAAMADLLTPGATMSDDGSDRELRQWLDREVFASRGHMDVQSEADEGLALVADYRNDTWGSMRTKWVFTVDGGKISRFETGQA, from the coding sequence ATGACCATTCCCGTGAGTCAGCTCAGCAATCCGGTCGTGCGTGCCTTCGTCGCGGCCCTCAACGCCAACGACGAGGCGGCCATGGCCGACCTTCTCACCCCCGGCGCGACCATGTCCGACGACGGTTCCGACCGTGAGCTGCGGCAGTGGCTCGACCGCGAGGTGTTCGCCTCGCGGGGGCACATGGACGTCCAGTCCGAGGCCGACGAGGGGCTCGCGCTCGTCGCCGACTACCGCAACGACACCTGGGGCTCGATGCGCACCAAGTGGGTCTTCACCGTCGACGGCGGGAAGATCTCGCGGTTCGAGACCGGGCAGGCCTGA